One window from the genome of Drosophila albomicans strain 15112-1751.03 chromosome 2L, ASM965048v2, whole genome shotgun sequence encodes:
- the LOC117563590 gene encoding filamin A-interacting protein 1-like isoform X2, whose translation MAQAKSEFKQQKNIPIKNKKIKKNKIVKPQKIKSNPKKFVKLANESMQSQVKAAAGNQGKKSLGVKRKQQDVDNGVKKFKNNKDQSILRVHNSNNTIQKEVKDSSLKLIKSSGSLKQDNLKIQSLDAKKKSVVKMGKVETSEQNTDIKKMDIKSSHCSESIEKIPSAQQATGCRKGKNKILKQMLENTKQEPTQPNPSKQKTVAGSSKDNFTQLDNAEKILLVQKVRSRRRKKQAMSQIVTQLSTVKHGFPNNKNSSEEVENMKPTQPQPKLKEKSVQKSKNVKEIVVAPISDTYLFGSLKVKQGGIHKKDKQDDCLENLKKQKNLNIVQEPIQQTTNSLKKKSDTSLDANQKQNEQFNCEKIPKENRDMENSKRSKPQNLAQQPIKPEAIKKSQSGLFPKISPIKQVQIGKQDRKTKEKQVNFSEELKSILQKQMINIAEQKKTEEDKQNILKEIEDNLESIAQKSIKEKDSDSSQSGLKKKKKHDKCEKISKGSKPENQALNPIKMKKAEASLTWFIEEIVPEKQVLFEKQNQDTCGKKSEDKRDNFKENLKKAKFENIEQEPIQQSINDQKKNSLTLQDIIQNQSKENNNHKMLKENQDTYVKISKGSKSEHKALKPIKMKKAEASLTWFIEEIVPEKQVLFEKQNQDTCGKKSEDKQVNFSKKFKSISQKQVQQMINNVGQKNTEEDKQNILNEIQDNLEKKSRGSKPESIAQKSIKEKDSERSQSGLRKKEKHVNCEKISKGSKRVNKALKPIKRKKAEASLNGLIEEIVPVKQVFFEKQNQDCCEKKSEDKQDSFKENLKEAKFENIEQETIQQSINDQKKNSLTLQNQKEENNHKMLKENRDTYVKISKVSKPENKALKPIKIKKAEASLTWFIEDIVPVKQAQFQKHDQDSCEKKSEEKQVNFSEKFKSISQKQIQQEDKQNILREIQDNLEKKSGGSKPESIAHKSIKEKDSYRSQSGLKKKEKHDKSKKISKGSKPENEALKSIKRKTAEASLTGLIEDIVPVKQAQFQNQDQDSCEKNSEDKQVNFSEKLKNISQKQMINNVGQKNTEEDKQNILREIQGNLEKKSRGSKSESIAQKALSTKEKDSDRVQSGLKKKEKHDKCVKISEGYKPENEALKPIKRKTAETSLTGLIEEIVSVKQVQFHKQDQDSCENISEDKQVNFSEKFKRISQKQIQQMINNAELKKTEEDEQNILKEIQDNLEKKSRGFKSESIAQKALSTKEKDSDRAQSGLKKKEKLDKCEKISKGSKPKNKALKPGKTEEASLTKLIEEVVPEKQVLFEKQNQDSCEKKSEDKRDSFKENLKKAKFENIEQEPIHQSINDQKKNSLTLQNQKEENKMLKENRDTYVKISKGSKPGNTNLKPIKKRTAAEASLTGLIEKIVPVKQVRIQNWDQENGKNKSKEKYENITQELINKTTNGKQEEVQYDLIGRIVPIKPVAICKEINCETNLKQSKPENTTLHQNCVNNIKPEESFKAQISKSPLNQVYDDQSKQINCSEKIIEKSAQKLNEQVNITQEMRVETSGSGLIGRILPVMQVVIDEEENKRDSCTKNLKRKREPIEMQAVQLENNVQKVKSVKSEGKKLKISNLVKPTQLVAPGKVTICQSDTRITSRNCDNNISPLQQENSEQNQLHLSMDEMLNERWRMMKAKVEKSENKIRSQFMRCTEYVLTNEGTEELIEEPMQTMKADEIKQTSLIGKLKSLLKRRLTCHF comes from the exons ATGGCACAAGCAAAATCTGAATTTAAGCAGCAGAAAAATATtccaatcaaaaataaaaaaataaaaaaaaataaaatagtgaaaccacaaaaaataaaaagcaatccAAAGAAATTTGTGAAACTTGCTAATGAATCAATGCAGTCGCAAgtgaaagcagcagcagggaaTCAAGGAAAGAAATCACTTGGCGTCAAGCGCAAGCAACAAGATGTGGACAACGGGGTGAAGAAGTTTAAGAATAACAAGGATCAATCAATACTTCGTGTGCATAATTCTAATAACACCATTCAGAAAGAGGTAAAAGATTCTTCATTGAAACTCATAAAAAGCAGTGGTTCATTGAAACAAGACAATCTTAAGATCCAATCTCTAGATGCCAAGAAGAAGTCAGTTGTGAAGATGGGAAAAGTTGAGACGTCAGAGCAGAATACCGATATAAAGAAAATGGATATTAAATCGTCACATTGCTCTGAAAGTATTGAGAAAATTCCTTCAGCGCAGCAAGCAACGGGATGTCGGAAGggaaagaataaaatattaaaacagaTGTTGGAAAACACTAAGCAAGAGCCAACTCAACCAAATCCAAGTAAACAAAAGACGGTCgctggcagcagcaaagaTAATTTTACACAACTGGATAACGCAGAAAAGATTCTCTTAGTACAGAAAGTTCGATCTCGTCGTCGTAAGAAACAAGCCATGTCCCAGATAGTTACTCAACTGTCTACAGTTAAGCACGGATTTCCAAATAACAAGAATAGTTCAGAAGAGGTGGAAAACATGAAGCCAACTCAACCTCAACCGAAATTGAAGGAGAAATCGGTCCAAAAATCAAAGAATGTAAAAGAGATCGTTGTCGCCCCGATATCAGACACTTACTTATTCGGATCGCTTAAAGTAAAGCAAGGCGGAATCCACAAGAAGGATAAGCAAGATGATTGCttggaaaatttgaaaaaacaaaagaatctAAACATTGTGCAAGAGCCAATCCAGCAAACAACTAATTCTCTAAAGAAGAAATCTGACACATCGCTAGACGCAAATCAAAAGCAGAATGAACAGTTCAATTGTGAAAAGATTCCGAAAGAAAATAGAGATATGGAGAACTCAAAAAGATCCAAGCCACAAAACCTTGCTCAGCAGCCAATTAAACCGGAGGCAATTAAAAAATCTCAATCTGGGTTATTCCCGAAGATTTCTCCTATTAAGCAAGTGCAAATTGGAAAACAGGATagaaaaactaaagaaaagcAGGTCAATTTCAGTGAAGAGCTTAAAAGCATTTTACAGAAGCAAATGATTAATATTGCCGAACAGAAGAAAACTGAAGAAGATAAGCAGAACATTTTGAAAGAAATTGAAGATAACCTCGAAAGTATTGCCCAGAAGTCAATCAAAGAGAAGGACTCCGATAGTTCGCAATCTGggttaaagaaaaaaaagaagcatgACAAATGTGAAAAGATTTCTAAAGGATCCAAGCCAGAAAACCAAGCTTTGAATCCAATCAAAATGAAGAAGGCAGAGGCATCGCTGACTTGGTTCATCGAAGAGATTGTTCCAGAAAAGCAAGTCCTTTTTGAGAAACAGAATCAAGATACTTGTGGGAAGAAATCTGAAGACAAGCGGGACAACTTcaaggaaaatttaaaaaaagcaaagttcGAAAACATTGAACAGGAGCCAATTCAGCAATCTATTAATgaccaaaagaaaaattcttTGACATTGCAAGACATAATTCAAAACCAGagtaaagaaaacaataatcaCAAAATGCTAAAGGAAAATCAGGACACTTACGTGAAGATTTCGAAAGGATCCAAGTCAGAACACAAAGCTTTGAAGCCAATCAAAATGAAGAAGGCAGAGGCATCGCTGACTTGGTTCATCGAAGAGATTGTTCCAGAAAAGCAAGTCCTTTTTGAGAAACAGAATCAAGATACTTGTGGGAAGAAATCAGAAGACAAGCAGGTCAACTTCagtaaaaagtttaaaagcATTTCACAAAAGCAAGTACAGCAAATGATTAATAATGTCGGACAGAAGAATACTGAAGAAGATAAGCAgaacattttgaatgaaattcaaGATAACCTCGAAAAGAAATCCAGAGGATCCAAGCCAGAAAGCATTGCCCAGAAGTCAATCAAAGAGAAGGACTCCGAAAGATCGCAATCTGGGTtaaggaaaaaagaaaagcatgTTAATTGTGAAAAGATTTCGAAAGGATCCAAGCGAGTAAATAAAGCCTTGAAGCCAATCAAAAGGAAGAAGGCAGAGGCATCGCTGAATGGGTTAATCGAAGAGATTGTTCCAGTAAAGCAAGTCTTTTTTGAGAAACAGAATCAAGATTGTTGTGAGAAGAAATCGGAAGACAAGCAGGACAGCTTCaaggaaaatttaaaagaagCAAAGTTTGAAAACATTGAACAGGAGACAATTCAGCAATCCATTAATgaccaaaagaaaaattcttTGACATTGCAAAAccagaaagaagaaaacaatcacaaaatgttaaaagaaAATCGGGACACTTACGTGAAGATTTCGAAAGTATCCAAGCCAGAAAACAAAGCTTTGAAGCCAATCAAAATAAAGAAGGCAGAGGCATCGCTGACTTGGTTCATCGAAGACATTGTTCCAGTAAAGCAAGCCCAATTTCAGAAACATGATCAAGATAGTTGTGAGAAAAAATCGGAAGAGAAGCAGGTCAACTTCAGTGAAAAGTTTAAAAGCATTTCACAGAAGCAAATACAGCAAGAAGATAAGCAGAACATTTTGAGAGAAATTCAAGATAACCTCGAAAAGAAATCCGGAGGATCCAAGCCAGAAAGCATTGCCCATAAGTCAATCAAAGAGAAGGACTCCTATAGATCGCAATCTGGgttaaagaaaaaagaaaagcatgACAAATCTAAAAAGATTTCGAAAGGATCCAAGCCAGAAAACGAAGCTTTAAAGTCAATCAAAAGGAAGACAGCAGAGGCATCGCTCACTGGGTTAATCGAAGATATTGTTCCAGTAAAGCAAGCCCAATTTCAGAATCAGGATCAAGATAGTTGTGAGAAGAATTCGGAAGACAAGCAGGTTAACTTCAGtgaaaagttaaaaaacatttctcaGAAGCAAATGATTAATAATGTCGGACAGAAGAACACTGAAGAAGATAAGCAGAACATTTTGAGAGAAATTCAAGGTAACCTCGAAAAGAAATCCAGAGGATCCAAGTCAGAAAGCATTGCCCAGAAAGCATTGTCAACCAAAGAGAAGGACTCCGATAGAGTGCAATCTGGgttaaagaaaaaagaaaagcatgACAAATGTGTAAAAATTTCAGAAGGATATAAGCCAGAAAACGAAGCTTTGAAGCCAATCAAAAGGAAGACAGCAGAGACATCGCTGACTGGGTTAATCGAAGAGATTGTTTCAGTAAAGCAAGTTCAATTTCATAAACAGGATCAAGATAGTTGTGAGAACATTTCGGAAGACAAGCAGGTCAACTTCAGCGAAAAGTTTAAAAGAATTTCACAGAAGCAAATACAGCAAATGATTAATAATGCCGAACTGAAGAAAACTGAAGAAGATGAGCAGAACATTTTGAAAGAAATTCAAGATAACCTAGAAAAGAAATCCAGAGGATTCAAGTCAGAAAGCATTGCCCAGAAAGCATTGTCAACCAAAGAGAAGGACTCCGATAGAGCGCAATCTGgtttaaagaaaaaagaaaagcttgACAAATGTGAAAAGATTTCGAAAGGATCCaagccaaaaaacaaagctTTGAAGCCAGGGAAGACAGAAGAGGCATCGCTGACAAAGTTAATCGAAGAGGTTGTTCCAGAAAAGCAAGTCCTTTTTGAGAAACAGAATCAAGATAGTTGTGAGAAGAAATCTGAGGACAAGCGGGACAGCTTcaaggaaaatttaaaaaaagcaaagttcGAAAACATTGAACAGGAGCCAATTCATCAATCCATTAATgaccaaaagaaaaattcttTGACATTGCAAAAccagaaagaagaaaacaaaatgttaaaagaaAATCGGGACACTTACGTGAAGATTTCGAAAGGATCCAAGCCaggaaatacaaatttgaagcCAATCAAAAAGAggacagcagcagaagcatcGCTAACTGGGTTAATCGAAAAAATTGTTCCGGTAAAGCAAGTAAGGATTCAAAACTGGGATCAagaaaatggtaaaaataaatcaaaagaaaaatatgaaaatattacaCAGGAGCtaattaacaaaacaacaaatggaaaACAGGAAGAAGTTCAATATGACTTAATCGGAAGGATTGTTCCTATAAAACCAGTCGCAATTTGTAAAGAGATAAATTGTGAgacaaatttgaaacaatccAAGCCAGAAAATACTACGCTGCATCAGAACTGTGTGAATAATATAAAGCCTGAAGAGAGTTTCAAAGCGCAAATCTCCAAGAGTCCACTGAACCAAGTCTATGATGATCAgtcaaagcaaattaattgctCGGAGAAAATTATAGAAAAGAGTGCGCAGAAACTAAACGAGCAAGTAAATATTACACAAGAAATGAGAGTCGAAACATCTGGGTCTGGGTTGATCGGGCGTATTCTTCCAGTAATGCAAGTCGTAATTGATGAAGAGGAAAACAAGCGGGACAGTTGCACGAAAAATTTAAAGAGAAAGCGAGAACCAATTGAAATGCAGGCAGTCCAACTGGAAAATAATGTACAAAAAGTGAAATCGGTCAAATCGGAGGGaaaaaagcttaaaatatCTAATTTGGTAAAGCCTACACAACTCGTAGCTCCAGGAAAGGTTACAATTTGCCAGAGTGACACTAGGATAACAAGCCGCAACTgtgataataatatatcacCACTACAGCAGGAAAATTCAG AGCAAAATCAACTGCACCTATCTATGGATGAGATGCTAAACGAACGTTGGCGGATGATGAAAGCCAAAGTTGAGAAGagtgaaaacaaaatacgCTCCCAGTTCATGCGATGTACTGAGTATGTATTGACAAATGAAGGAACGGAGGAATTGATCGAGGAGCCAATGCAAACTATGAAGGCTGAcgaaataaagcaaacatcATTGATAGGAAAGTTAAAGTCACTGTTGAAACGCCGCCTGACCTGCCATTTTTAA